One genomic window of Candidatus Dormiibacterota bacterium includes the following:
- a CDS encoding LuxR C-terminal-related transcriptional regulator, producing the protein RGYSYKEVAQSLHLSARTVETHVSSVLRKLQLSSRHELARWASDRRLV; encoded by the coding sequence CCCGGGGCTACAGCTACAAGGAGGTGGCCCAGAGCCTCCACCTCTCGGCCCGGACCGTCGAGACCCACGTCTCCTCGGTGCTGCGCAAGCTGCAGCTGAGCAGCCGCCACGAGCTCGCCCGCTGGGCCAGCGACCGCCGCCTGGTCTGA